The Rhinatrema bivittatum chromosome 4, aRhiBiv1.1, whole genome shotgun sequence genome window below encodes:
- the ARF6 gene encoding ADP-ribosylation factor 6 has protein sequence MGKVLSKIFGNKEMRILMLGLDAAGKTTILYKLKLGQSVTTIPTVGFNVETVTYKNVKFNVWDVGGQDKIRPLWRHYYTGTQGLIFVVDCADRDRIDEARQELHRIINDREMRDAIILIFANKQDLPDAMKPHEIQEKLGLTRIRDRNWYVQPSCATTGDGLYEGLTWLTSNYKS, from the coding sequence ATGGGGAAGGTGCTGTCCAAAATCTTTGGCAACAAGGAGATGAGAATATTGATGCTTGGACTTGATGCTGCTGGAAAGACGACCATTCTTTACAAGTTGAAATTGGGTCAGTCTGTCACCACCATTCCCACCGTGGGATTCAACGTAGAGACTGTCACTTACAAAAATGTCAAATTTAACGTATGGGACGTCGGAGGGCAGGATAAGATCAGGCCCTTGTGGCGGCATTACTACACGGGCACACAGGGGTTAATCTTTGTGGTGGACTGCGCCGACCGAGACCGAATCGACGAAGCTAGACAAGAGCTTCATCGCATTATCAACGACAGGGAGATGAGGGACGCCATCATCCTAATATTTGCCAATAAGCAAGACCTTCCAGATGCCATGAAACCCCACGAGATCCAAGAAAAATTAGGCCTGACCAGGATCAGGGATAGGAATTGGTACGTGCAACCCTCTTGTGCTACCACAGGGGATGGACTCTATGAAGGACTCACCTGGTTAACGTCTAATTACAAATCTTAG